A single region of the Triticum dicoccoides isolate Atlit2015 ecotype Zavitan chromosome 2B, WEW_v2.0, whole genome shotgun sequence genome encodes:
- the LOC119367973 gene encoding translation initiation factor IF-2-like, with protein MEAKTAGKFGKQSLYMRHSMVHLPDDKERNYRERLLAAQNLLASARGDVSPHSGALASAAIPGSSSPAAPPLPRPQHSSKAEEDVSLHSGALAAPAAVAIPSSASSPAGYHRPKPTSRDEEDVSLHSGASAAAAAGAIPSSASSPAGYYRPKPTSRDTLWGGILHQVFDDKPPSSSSPGAPAEPKVSFTLRERDMMGCYYFRDFMETFVDMMYEQKDKQPWLGEILKSYERSLPTHGFIPHESIPDGYMLEEGDEDEEES; from the exons ATGGAGGCCAAAACTGCAGGCAAATTTGGAAAGCAGTCCCTATACATGCGCCACTCCATGGTGCATTTACCTGATGACAAGGAGCGCAATTATAGGGAGAGATTACTTGCTGCACAGAATTTGTTGGCCAGTGCACGGGGAGATGTCTCTCCGCACTCTGGAGCTTTGGCGTCGGCAGCAATTCCTGGTAGCTCCTCTCCGGCAGCTCCCCCCCTTCCACGTCCCCAGCATAGCAGCAAG GCCGAGGAAGATGTCTCTCTCCACTCTGGAGCTTTGGCAGCACCAGCAGCGGTTGCAATCCCTTCCAGCGCCTCCTCTCCGGCAGGCTATCACCGTCCCAAACCAACAAGCAGA GACGAGGAAGATGTCTCTCTCCACTCTGGAGCttcggcagcagcagcagcgggtGCAATCCCTTCCAGCGCCTCCTCTCCGGCAGGCTATTACCGCCCCAAGCCAACAAGCAGA GACACACTATGGGGTGGAATCCTCCATCAAGTTTTTGATGATAAACCCCCCAGCAGCTCCTCCCCAGGTGCTCCTGCTGAGCCAAAG GTTTCGTTCACGTTACGGGAGAGGGATATGATGGGATGCTACTATTTTAGGGATTTCATGGAAACTTTTGTGGACATGATGTATGAACAAAAAGACAAACAGCCGTGGCTAGGGGAAATTCTCAAGTCGTACGAGAGATCTTTGCCAACGCACGGGTTCATTCCTCACGAGAGCATACCTGACGGGTATATGCTTgaagaaggtgatgaagatgaggaagaaaGCTAG